From the genome of Methanothrix soehngenii GP6:
GGAGATGCATATGCCCGCTACAAGAGGATGAGGGGCTACAATGTCCTCTTCCCTATGGGGTTTCATGCCACAGGAACGCCCATCGTGGGCCTGTCCGAGCTCATAGCCAACAAAGATCCTCTCATCTGGGGAGTCTACACCCGGCTGCATGGCATTCCTGAGGAGGAGCTGGCCAGCCTGAATACGCCGGAGAAGATAGTGCTCTATTTCCGACGCCAGGCCAAAGCAGCAATGCAGTCCATCGGCTACTCCATAGACTGGAGGCGAGAGTTCACCACCACTGATCCCGCTTACAGCAAGTTCATCGAATGGCAGTTCGGCATACTGCGAAATCTCGATTATGTGGTCAAGGGCAGCCACCCGGTGCGCTGGTGTCCGCACGACAAGAATCCGGTGGAGGACCATGACATCCTCAAGGGCGAGGATGCCACCATTATGGACTTCGCCCTGATCAAGTTCAGGATGGGGGATGCGATTATGCCCTGTGCCACCCTGAGGCCGGAGACCGTCTTCGGCGTGACCAACCTCTGGCTGAACCCAAGTGTCACTTATGTCATGGCGAGGATCAACGACGAGAACTGGATCGTCTCGAAAGAGGCCTATGAGAAGCTGACCTATACCGACCGAGCTGTGGCCTGGGGAGCGGAGATACCCGGAATTGAGCTTATCGGCAAGAGGGTGACCAATCCGCTCACCGGGGCGGAGGTGCTCGTTCTGCCCGCAGGGTTCGTGGATCCAGACAATGGCTCAGGGATTGTGATGTCCGTTCCAGCCCATGCCCCTTACGATTATCTGGCACTGAAGGATCTGTACGAGGAAGACCTGAGCCAGTATGGCATCAAAGAGGACCTGAGAGCAATCGAGTTCATATCCCTGATAGAGTCGCCTGGCTACGGGGAGTTCCCGGCAGTGGAAGCAGTGAAAGAGCTCGGGGTCCGGGATCAGAATGACCCCAAAGCGGAGGAAGCGACCAAAATGGTCTACCGCCGCGAGTTTCATAACGGAGTTCTCAAGCCCAACACCGGCCGCTACGCGGGCGTGGCGGTGAGCAAGATCAAGGACCTGCTGCTCAGGGATCTGATCGATCGAGGGATAGCCGAGATCTTCTATGAGTTCTCCGAGACCCCGGTGATCTGTCGCTGCGGCACCAGGTGCGTTATCATGATGGTGCGGGACCAGTGGTTCCTGGAGTACTCCAATCCCGAGTGGAAGGGCAGGGTTTTATGGTGCCTGTCCAGGATGAACATAATACCACCGGAGTTCCGGGTGGAGTTCGAGAACAAGATCGACTGGCTGAAGGACAAGGCCTGCGCCAGGCGGAAGGGTCTGGGAACTCACCTCCCCTGGGATAAGGAGTGGCTGATTGAGTCCCTGGGAGACTCGACCATTTACATGGCCTACTATATCCTGGCCAAGTATGTGAATGCCGGGATGAAGATCGACAGCTTGCCCCCGGAGTTTTTCGAGTACATCTTCATGGACAACGGCGATGCCGCAGCTGTAGCGAACCTGACCGGCCTCCCTGAGCAGACGGTGCAGCAGATTCACGACGACTTCGCCTACTGGTATCCCGTAGATCTGCGCACATCGGGCAAGGACCTGGTGGCCAACCATCTGCTCTTTTTCCTCTACCATCATGTGGCCATATTCCCGGAGCAGCTCTGGCCGAAGGCGATAGCCGTAAACGGTTTTGTCTCCCTGGAGGGGCAGAAGATGTCCAAGTCCAAGGGGCCGCTCCTGACTCTACGCCAGGCGGTGGCGGAGAACGGGGCGGATGTGACAAGGCTCTACATTCTGGGCAATGCCGAGGGGACGGCGGATGTGGACTGGAGAAATGATGGGGTTGAGGCCACCCATGCTCATCTGGACCGGTTCTACAATCTGGCGCGGGAGATAATGGCCGATGGGAGCATAGACGAGAGTGCGGAAAAGACGCTCATCGACCGCTGGATGCTCTCCCGGCTGCAGAGGCGGATTGTCCAGGCCACGGAGGCCATGGAGGAGATTCAGACCCGCAGGGCTCTGCAGAGTGCGTTTTACCTCCTGATGGGAGACCTGCGCTGGTATCAGCGCCGGGGAGGGAAAAACCAGCTCCGTGCAGTGCTGTCGGCCTGGGTGAGGATGATGTCGCCCTTCATCCCTCATATCTGCGAGGAGCTCTGGGCCTCGGGACTGGGAGAGGGATATGCCTCTTTGGCGGAGTGGCCGGTGGCGGATGAGTCTCTGATCGACCTGAAGGCGGAGAAGGCAGAAGATCTCCTGGAGAGGACGCTGAACGATGTGCAGGAGATCGTCAATGTCACAGGGACCAAGCCCGCCAAGATCACCCTTTACACCACTCCCCGGTGGAAGAAGGAGATGCTGCGCCTTGCCGTGGCCGCTGCAGCGGGAGGAAAGCTGGACATGGGTGCGTTGATGAAGGAGGCAATGGCCAATCCGGCGATAGCCGAGCACAAGAAAGATGCTCCCAAGTATGCCCAAAAGCTGGCCAAGGCGGCGCATTCGCTCTCTGCGGAAGCGCTGGGCCTTGACGAGTACGAGACCCTGACAAGAGAGAAGGAGTATCTGGCCGGTGCCTTTGGAGTGCTGGTGGAGGTCTACTCGGCCGAGGAGCCGGGAGCAGATCCCAAGGGCAAGAGCCGTCAAGCGGAGCCGGGGAGGCCGGCGATATATATTGAGTGAATCTCGTCTGCCCTTTTTCTTTATGGGAAAGAGGAGATGCAAATGAGCTCTGTTGCCCACGATTGCTGCTGCAAAATAGGCAAGATGCGTGAGGGCAGGCATGATTTCATGGCCAGGATTGAGGATGAGATCATTGTCATCAAGGATGTCACGGTCCTTATCTGCGATACTTGCGGCGAGATCGAATACACTCTGGAAGTATCAAGAGAAATCGACCGGATCAGGAAGGAATTCTTAGCTGGACGGCTGCGAGCCCGGCCCCTGGCGGCGAAGGAGGTCGTATTCAAGCCCCAGCGCGCAGACTCGATTGCATGAGCGTCTTCTGCCTAAAGATTCTCTCAGGAAGGTTCCGATATAGGCGCAGCAGAAAGAGGCGTAAGGGCCGGGAAAACCAGCGATCAATCGTGTGATGCCTCTCCTCGCTTCACAAATCCGCCAGGCTGAGAATCGAACTCAGATGAGTTGCTTCTATTCCTAGATTCCTGCAAATATTGAATAATGGGTAGTCCTGTGTTAATACGCAGGCGCTATTATTTCTTGCACATAAAATTATAGATGAGTCCGCGAAGCCGAATTTCCAGGCATTCGAGCCAAGATATTCATCTGATATTATTTCATTCTTGGTTACATAAATTTCATTAATTTGTTCAAGGTATCTAATATTTGAATCAAATAATTCCTTTTTATCTTTTTTATTGCTAATATCATTATCTATAAGGTTCCAGGCCTCTGAGAGAATTCCTGGAGTTATTATTCGCTCCTTTGTGTGATTCAAATACTGCATTAAGATATCGTAATGCACCTCATTGCAGGGACCACCATCATATTTTAATCTCTTAATTCCTGGAATCATTTCAGGATCATGATTTCCGGCGAGAAATAACAGAAACGGCCCAGTATCGAGAACTACTCTAGCAGGGAATTTGACTGAGCCTTTCAACATCAAGGATTGCTCCCTCGCTGTCGACGATAACCTTGAACTCCTTGCCTGCATCCTCGAATAGATCCTGGACCAAACAAATTACTTCCCAGTTATCTCCATCCCTCTTCACAGAAATGGTTTCAAAGATAAATTTTATTATCGACTTAGTATCCTGGAAATACTTCTTGGCCGCCATCGCGGCACCTTTAGCATCCATATGATCACCTGAAACCTATCTACATTATATTTAGCTCCCTCTTAAATTTTCCCCCAAAAAGTGCCAGAAAGGAATGCGATTCCTATCTCCAGAATCCAGCGAGTGGACACTGCCCCTCGCCAACGCCAGGCGCCCTCCCGCAAGAGCCTGCGTGCACGTGCACGGGCTCGTGGGCGGCAGGTAAATGAGCAAGTGCAAAGATGCGAAAGGCTTTATCTGATTGCCGTGGATATTATTGCGATGTTCGCAGAGTACATCCAGGCAGCAATGGATCAGGCCACCTACGAGATCATCGATGACCCTGAGCCCTTTTATGGCGAGGTGCCCGAGCTGGAGGGCGTATGGGCAACCGGCAAAACCCTGGAAGACTGCCGCAGGGAGCTGCAAGAAGTCATCGAGGGCTGGATTGCATTGAAGCTGAGATTTGGTCATCCAATTCCCGCCATCGGCGGGCATTCGATCAATGCATCAGCGGAGCCGGTGTCCATTGTCGAATAAGCTTTTGCCGGTCCCAAGAAGAGAGCTCATCCGGCGGTTGGGCAAATTGGGATTCGTGGGTCCTTTTCCTGGTGCTGGTCACGAGTATATGTCAAGGGGCCTTTTAGAGGTACGTATTCCGAATCCTCATGGAAGCGATATCAGTACTGCTCTCCTGCAAAAGATCTTGAAGAGAGCTGGAATAAGCAGAGAGGAATGGTTTGATACCGACTAGATAGCTGGGCGCTTCTCAGCACGTTCAATGGTGTGGCTATGGCAGGCTCCGGCTAGTGAGGAAGCGCCTTGATTCATTCCTTAAGTCCGTGCCTGTCGCATTGAGACTGAATGCATATGGAATAATCGCATCCAATCCACCAGGATTCCTCAGAGCGTTGCACTTTCATAGCACCCAAACGCTTGCCCGCACGGACGCGATTCGCCCACCTGCGAGGGCACGCACATGCACGGGCGCAGCGCATGGCAGCCACAGCCGGCCCAGCCCGCCTAGAGCAGTGCCGGGCGAAATTCCTAGCCAGCTACTGAGACCTATGGTCTATCCTTTGGTCTCATGCTACCTGATATGAGACTCCGATCTCCTGGAACTCCGCTGTTTCTTTTCGCTCCAGCTTGGACCTAATCTGTTCAAACTTTCTCACAGTCTCCTGAGAGTACAGCCGTTCTCCACAGCGCAGGCAGACCTCCGCGCAGACCTTTAATACGGCGGTATTGACGCCCCCACGCAGTACCTTTTCAACCTGCTTTTCAATCAGATCCCCACCACAGACAGGACATTTTTCAAACGGTATGCTATTCATTTCTTCCTCACTTTGCAGTCGATCCATCGATTCGGATCTGGACGGTAGACCGTGATCAGGACCGCCCACCCGTTCAACTCGCTATAGGCCCAAACGCTGTGAACCGGATCGCCGGCAAAGGTTTGACCGAAGATCAGAACACTTGGATAAGGTG
Proteins encoded in this window:
- a CDS encoding YgiT-type zinc finger protein, giving the protein MNSIPFEKCPVCGGDLIEKQVEKVLRGGVNTAVLKVCAEVCLRCGERLYSQETVRKFEQIRSKLERKETAEFQEIGVSYQVA
- a CDS encoding type II toxin-antitoxin system MqsA family antitoxin gives rise to the protein MSSVAHDCCCKIGKMREGRHDFMARIEDEIIVIKDVTVLICDTCGEIEYTLEVSREIDRIRKEFLAGRLRARPLAAKEVVFKPQRADSIA
- a CDS encoding type II toxin-antitoxin system HicA family toxin; the encoded protein is MHQRSRCPLSNKLLPVPRRELIRRLGKLGFVGPFPGAGHEYMSRGLLEVRIPNPHGSDISTALLQKILKRAGISREEWFDTD
- a CDS encoding type II toxin-antitoxin system HicB family antitoxin, producing MFAEYIQAAMDQATYEIIDDPEPFYGEVPELEGVWATGKTLEDCRRELQEVIEGWIALKLRFGHPIPAIGGHSINASAEPVSIVE
- a CDS encoding PIN domain-containing protein, whose amino-acid sequence is MLKGSVKFPARVVLDTGPFLLFLAGNHDPEMIPGIKRLKYDGGPCNEVHYDILMQYLNHTKERIITPGILSEAWNLIDNDISNKKDKKELFDSNIRYLEQINEIYVTKNEIISDEYLGSNAWKFGFADSSIILCARNNSACVLTQDYPLFNICRNLGIEATHLSSILSLADL
- the leuS gene encoding leucine--tRNA ligase; the encoded protein is MLESYSAKEVEAKWQRIWEENAIFEPEPDERQKFLLTIPYPYLNGNLHAGHTRTFTIGDAYARYKRMRGYNVLFPMGFHATGTPIVGLSELIANKDPLIWGVYTRLHGIPEEELASLNTPEKIVLYFRRQAKAAMQSIGYSIDWRREFTTTDPAYSKFIEWQFGILRNLDYVVKGSHPVRWCPHDKNPVEDHDILKGEDATIMDFALIKFRMGDAIMPCATLRPETVFGVTNLWLNPSVTYVMARINDENWIVSKEAYEKLTYTDRAVAWGAEIPGIELIGKRVTNPLTGAEVLVLPAGFVDPDNGSGIVMSVPAHAPYDYLALKDLYEEDLSQYGIKEDLRAIEFISLIESPGYGEFPAVEAVKELGVRDQNDPKAEEATKMVYRREFHNGVLKPNTGRYAGVAVSKIKDLLLRDLIDRGIAEIFYEFSETPVICRCGTRCVIMMVRDQWFLEYSNPEWKGRVLWCLSRMNIIPPEFRVEFENKIDWLKDKACARRKGLGTHLPWDKEWLIESLGDSTIYMAYYILAKYVNAGMKIDSLPPEFFEYIFMDNGDAAAVANLTGLPEQTVQQIHDDFAYWYPVDLRTSGKDLVANHLLFFLYHHVAIFPEQLWPKAIAVNGFVSLEGQKMSKSKGPLLTLRQAVAENGADVTRLYILGNAEGTADVDWRNDGVEATHAHLDRFYNLAREIMADGSIDESAEKTLIDRWMLSRLQRRIVQATEAMEEIQTRRALQSAFYLLMGDLRWYQRRGGKNQLRAVLSAWVRMMSPFIPHICEELWASGLGEGYASLAEWPVADESLIDLKAEKAEDLLERTLNDVQEIVNVTGTKPAKITLYTTPRWKKEMLRLAVAAAAGGKLDMGALMKEAMANPAIAEHKKDAPKYAQKLAKAAHSLSAEALGLDEYETLTREKEYLAGAFGVLVEVYSAEEPGADPKGKSRQAEPGRPAIYIE